The following coding sequences lie in one Streptomyces sp. NBC_00510 genomic window:
- a CDS encoding isoamylase, producing MTVPVATLQSQYGITGTVYYGYRAWGPNWPYNASWTKGSSAGFVGDVDAAGNRFNPNKLLIDPYARELSHDPRTPSQTSDTVYASGPSYRTLDSGPAAPKGIVLPEPTAATGSKPTRALKDDIVYEVHVRGLTANDPSVPAAERGTYKGAARKAAELAGLGVTAVEFLPVQETQNDADNADPTSTTGDNYWGYSTLDYFAPDRRYASDRSPGGPTREFQDMVKAYHDAGIKVFTDVVYNHTGEGGPWNPGDKNTYSVLSFRGLDNPEYYELTADLQGPVDNTGVGGNYNTYSPVAQQLILDSLDYWNDTLGVDGFRFDLAPVLGNTCRTGCFRYSRTDPGTALNRITAAMRTRPAAGGTGTDWIAEPWALGNGSYQVGNLPAGWSEWNDTFRDTLRRDQNAMGIEDVTPGQLATRLAGSSDLYQDDGRAPFNSVNFMVAHDGFTLADLYTCNTKNNTQPWPYGPSDGGSDHNLSWDQGSNAADQRKAARNGFALLMLSAGTPMMTGGDETLRSIRCNNNPNNLDSSANWLGHSPTADQSTFRTYAQRLITFRKAPPALRPAAFHSAADNNGNGLGQLDWFTPAGSAPDGAYWSSPNNHALALRLDGTELGDPSSAVYVGYNGWSGDVDFTLPSRGAGKQWYRVTDTSTWAEGPDQVASPGSEALVGGAGTVYRLHGRATLLLIAK from the coding sequence GTGACGGTCCCCGTCGCGACGTTGCAGAGCCAGTACGGAATCACGGGGACCGTCTACTACGGCTACCGCGCCTGGGGACCGAACTGGCCGTACAACGCCTCCTGGACCAAGGGGTCCTCGGCCGGGTTCGTCGGTGACGTCGACGCCGCCGGCAATCGCTTCAACCCCAACAAGCTCCTCATCGACCCGTACGCCCGCGAACTCAGCCACGACCCGCGCACCCCCTCGCAGACCAGCGACACGGTCTACGCCTCCGGCCCGTCGTACCGCACCCTGGACAGCGGACCGGCCGCTCCCAAGGGCATCGTGCTGCCGGAACCCACCGCTGCCACCGGCAGCAAGCCGACCCGGGCGCTGAAGGACGACATCGTCTACGAGGTCCACGTGCGCGGCCTGACCGCGAACGACCCGTCCGTCCCGGCCGCCGAACGCGGCACGTACAAGGGTGCCGCCCGCAAGGCGGCGGAACTGGCCGGACTCGGCGTCACCGCGGTGGAGTTCCTCCCCGTCCAGGAGACCCAGAACGACGCCGACAACGCCGACCCGACGAGCACGACGGGCGACAACTACTGGGGCTACTCGACCCTGGACTACTTCGCGCCGGACCGCCGGTATGCCTCCGACCGGAGTCCCGGCGGCCCGACCCGTGAGTTCCAGGACATGGTGAAGGCCTATCACGACGCCGGGATCAAGGTCTTCACCGATGTCGTCTACAACCACACCGGCGAGGGTGGCCCCTGGAACCCCGGGGACAAGAACACCTACAGCGTCCTGTCCTTCCGCGGCCTGGACAATCCTGAGTACTACGAGCTGACCGCGGACCTGCAGGGCCCGGTGGACAACACTGGAGTCGGCGGCAATTACAACACCTACAGCCCCGTGGCCCAGCAGCTCATCCTCGACTCTCTCGACTACTGGAATGACACGCTCGGCGTCGACGGCTTCCGCTTCGACCTCGCGCCCGTCCTCGGCAACACCTGCCGGACCGGCTGCTTCCGCTACAGCAGGACCGACCCCGGCACCGCCCTCAACCGGATCACCGCGGCGATGCGCACCCGCCCCGCGGCCGGCGGAACCGGCACCGACTGGATCGCCGAGCCCTGGGCGCTCGGCAACGGCAGCTATCAGGTGGGCAACCTCCCGGCCGGCTGGTCCGAGTGGAACGACACCTTCCGCGACACCCTGCGCCGCGACCAGAACGCCATGGGCATCGAGGACGTCACTCCCGGCCAGCTCGCCACCCGCCTCGCCGGATCCTCCGACCTGTACCAGGACGACGGCCGCGCACCCTTCAACTCGGTCAACTTCATGGTCGCCCACGACGGCTTCACCCTCGCCGACCTGTACACGTGCAACACCAAGAACAACACGCAGCCCTGGCCGTACGGCCCCTCCGACGGCGGCTCGGACCACAACCTGTCCTGGGACCAGGGCAGTAACGCCGCCGACCAGCGCAAGGCCGCCCGCAACGGCTTCGCCTTGCTGATGCTGTCCGCCGGTACGCCCATGATGACCGGCGGCGACGAGACCCTGCGCTCGATCCGCTGCAACAACAATCCGAACAACCTGGACTCCTCCGCCAACTGGCTCGGCCACAGCCCGACCGCGGACCAGAGCACCTTCCGCACCTACGCCCAGCGGCTCATCACCTTCCGCAAGGCGCCCCCGGCCCTGCGTCCGGCCGCCTTCCACAGCGCCGCCGACAACAACGGCAACGGCCTGGGCCAGCTGGACTGGTTCACCCCCGCCGGCAGCGCGCCCGACGGCGCTTACTGGTCCAGCCCGAACAACCACGCCTTGGCCTTGCGCCTCGACGGCACCGAACTCGGCGACCCCAGCAGCGCCGTCTACGTCGGCTACAACGGCTGGTCCGGTGACGTCGACTTCACCCTCCCCTCACGCGGCGCGGGCAAGCAGTGGTACCGCGTCACCGACACCTCGACCTGGGCCGAAGGACCCGATCAGGTGGCCTCCCCCGGCTCCGAAGCCCTCGTCGGCGGCGCCGGCACTGTCTACCGCCTGCACGGCCGGGCCACCCTCCTGCTGATCGCGAAGTAG
- a CDS encoding LacI family DNA-binding transcriptional regulator, giving the protein MRKRSVSPAPTVNDVARIAGVSRQTVSNALNTPDRLRPETLDRVLRVIKEIGYEPNRAARSLRTQASRQIGYCVEVGRGGTSNVILDRFLHALAAAAQENGYRVVICAAQDFQDELATYDEMLRTSSVDAFILSRLDPGDPRPEWLASRNAPFVGFGRASHAPPGQLWVDVDGAAGIGAAVDHLVARGHREIAFLGMEEGSGPGQDRLLGWRLAMERHELVARNSARSPDTIDDGAAAAAELLRARPRPTAVVAASDTLALGCYTAVRDQGLAIGRDVAVVGFDDSPAAALVQPSLTTLRQPLTEVGRAVIRLLTALLAGSPPAASEYVLFEPELIVRESS; this is encoded by the coding sequence ATGCGTAAGCGCTCCGTCTCGCCGGCTCCCACCGTCAACGATGTGGCACGTATCGCGGGGGTATCCCGCCAAACGGTCTCCAACGCCCTGAACACACCGGATCGCTTGCGCCCGGAGACGCTGGACCGCGTGCTCCGGGTGATCAAGGAGATCGGCTATGAGCCCAACCGGGCGGCGAGGTCGCTCAGGACCCAGGCGTCGCGGCAGATCGGCTACTGCGTCGAGGTAGGGCGGGGTGGCACATCGAATGTGATCCTCGACCGATTCCTGCACGCGCTCGCGGCGGCGGCCCAGGAGAACGGCTACCGCGTGGTGATCTGCGCCGCGCAGGATTTCCAGGACGAGCTGGCGACGTACGACGAGATGCTGCGCACGTCCAGCGTCGACGCCTTCATACTGTCCCGGCTGGACCCCGGCGATCCCCGACCGGAATGGCTCGCCTCACGGAACGCGCCCTTCGTGGGCTTCGGCCGGGCGTCCCATGCCCCGCCCGGGCAGTTGTGGGTTGATGTGGACGGCGCAGCCGGCATCGGCGCGGCTGTGGACCACCTCGTCGCCAGAGGTCACCGGGAGATCGCGTTCCTCGGGATGGAGGAAGGCAGCGGGCCGGGACAGGACCGCCTGCTCGGATGGCGCCTGGCCATGGAACGGCACGAACTGGTCGCCCGCAACTCCGCCCGCTCGCCCGACACGATCGACGACGGCGCCGCCGCTGCCGCTGAACTGCTGCGCGCCCGGCCCCGCCCCACGGCGGTGGTGGCGGCCAGTGACACCCTGGCGCTGGGGTGTTACACGGCAGTCCGGGACCAGGGGCTGGCCATCGGGCGGGACGTGGCAGTGGTCGGCTTCGACGACTCCCCTGCCGCCGCGCTGGTCCAGCCCTCGCTGACCACGCTGCGGCAGCCGTTGACCGAGGTCGGACGTGCGGTGATCAGGCTGCTGACCGCCCTCCTGGCAGGGAGCCCACCCGCCGCTTCCGAGTACGTTCTGTTCGAACCGGAGTTGATCGTCCGTGAGAGCTCCTGA
- a CDS encoding amylo-alpha-1,6-glucosidase, whose translation MTIPHPPALHDLVTVLRAPAAALCGSDGQLRTGGADGYYDDDRRMLSRLEVEIVDAEVRPVGRSLTRSSEARFTAVVQPVRGAAADTDLMLERRRVLTHSALEEHLRLRTFGDAPLRVRVRVRAESDLAPVHEVRSGERIRPVPPVTAGGEVRWDRDGTGVVLTADPAPAECRGEDGTAVLCFEAELPPGGSWSLSLRVCASPDTDPASTSARVPRTDFSAPLDSLPPPWAAPTQPPVDHRRARLLHSSLEDLQAMLLCDPLDPRDRFLAAGSPWYFTLFGRDSLWSARMLLPLGTAVSGGTLRTLARRQGRRDLPEAEEQPGKILHEARPEPLRLGSLTLPPLYYGTVDATALWVRLLHDAWRAGLPEAEVAELLPHLRKALRWITEAGDADGDGFLEYRATVPGSLANQGWKDSHDGVRWSDGRLAEAPLALCEVQGYAHAAAVQGADLLESFGAGGAELLRDWAARLRERFREAYWVCDDVGPYPAIALDGAKRPVDGASSNMAHLLGTGLLSPDEAALVARRLSAPDMDCGFGLRTLSSTSAAFNPMSYHCGSVWPHDTAIAVLGLAAEGYHEVARSLANGVVEAAERFGYRLPELYGGVSAADSGPLPAYPSACRPQAWAAAGAVAVIGYLESRAAAPSPGTPPPQAGNAPALPVPTHRTDTRPGHSGRLRS comes from the coding sequence GTGACAATCCCTCACCCACCTGCGCTGCACGACCTCGTGACCGTGCTGCGTGCCCCCGCCGCCGCGCTGTGCGGGTCGGACGGCCAACTGCGGACGGGCGGCGCGGACGGCTACTACGACGACGACCGCCGGATGCTCTCCCGGCTGGAGGTCGAGATCGTCGATGCCGAGGTCCGGCCGGTGGGCCGGTCACTGACCCGGTCGTCCGAGGCCCGGTTCACCGCCGTCGTGCAGCCGGTCCGCGGAGCTGCGGCCGACACGGACCTGATGCTGGAGCGCCGCCGGGTGCTGACGCACAGCGCCCTTGAGGAGCACCTGAGGCTGCGCACCTTCGGCGACGCCCCCCTGCGCGTGCGGGTGCGGGTGCGCGCCGAGTCGGACCTGGCTCCCGTGCACGAGGTCCGGTCGGGCGAGCGCATCCGCCCTGTCCCCCCGGTCACCGCCGGCGGTGAGGTTCGCTGGGACCGCGACGGCACGGGGGTCGTCCTGACCGCGGACCCGGCGCCGGCCGAATGCCGGGGAGAGGACGGTACGGCCGTCCTGTGCTTCGAGGCCGAACTGCCGCCCGGAGGCTCCTGGTCGCTCTCCCTTCGCGTGTGCGCATCGCCCGACACCGACCCGGCGAGTACTTCCGCGCGCGTGCCGCGGACCGACTTCAGCGCGCCACTCGACTCGCTGCCTCCGCCATGGGCCGCGCCCACGCAACCGCCGGTCGACCACCGCCGGGCGCGCCTGCTGCACAGCAGCCTCGAGGACCTGCAGGCCATGCTGCTGTGCGACCCTCTCGATCCGCGGGACCGCTTCCTCGCCGCCGGGAGTCCTTGGTACTTCACCCTCTTCGGACGCGATTCGCTCTGGTCCGCCCGGATGCTGCTGCCCCTGGGCACCGCGGTTTCCGGGGGCACGCTGCGCACCCTCGCCCGCAGGCAGGGCCGGCGGGACCTGCCCGAGGCGGAGGAGCAGCCAGGAAAGATCCTGCACGAGGCGCGCCCGGAGCCGCTGCGGCTGGGCAGCCTCACACTGCCCCCGCTGTACTACGGCACGGTCGACGCCACGGCGCTGTGGGTGCGCCTGCTGCACGACGCCTGGCGGGCGGGCCTGCCCGAGGCCGAGGTCGCCGAGCTGCTGCCGCACCTGCGGAAGGCCCTGCGGTGGATCACCGAAGCGGGTGACGCCGACGGGGACGGGTTCCTCGAGTACCGGGCCACCGTCCCGGGAAGCCTGGCGAACCAGGGCTGGAAGGACTCCCACGACGGGGTGCGCTGGTCCGACGGACGGCTCGCGGAGGCACCGCTGGCACTGTGCGAGGTTCAGGGGTACGCGCATGCCGCCGCCGTGCAGGGCGCTGACCTGCTGGAGAGCTTCGGTGCCGGCGGAGCGGAGCTGCTGCGGGACTGGGCGGCCCGGCTGCGTGAGCGTTTCCGCGAGGCGTACTGGGTCTGCGACGACGTCGGGCCCTATCCGGCGATCGCGTTGGACGGGGCCAAGCGGCCGGTGGACGGCGCCTCCTCCAACATGGCCCATCTGCTCGGCACCGGGCTGCTTTCACCCGACGAGGCGGCTTTGGTCGCCCGCAGACTGTCCGCGCCGGACATGGACTGCGGATTCGGACTGCGGACCCTCTCCTCCACCAGCGCTGCCTTCAACCCGATGAGCTACCACTGCGGCAGCGTCTGGCCGCACGACACAGCCATCGCCGTGCTCGGGTTGGCCGCCGAGGGCTACCACGAGGTGGCCCGCTCACTGGCGAACGGAGTGGTCGAGGCCGCGGAACGCTTCGGATACCGACTGCCGGAGCTGTACGGAGGGGTCTCGGCGGCCGACAGCGGGCCTCTGCCCGCCTATCCCTCGGCCTGCCGTCCCCAGGCCTGGGCGGCCGCCGGGGCGGTGGCGGTCATCGGGTACCTGGAGAGCCGGGCCGCGGCGCCCTCTCCGGGCACCCCGCCTCCGCAGGCGGGGAACGCTCCGGCGCTCCCGGTGCCGACCCACCGGACAGACACTCGACCCGGACACAGCGGGCGTCTCAGGTCCTGA
- a CDS encoding ABC transporter substrate-binding protein yields the protein MTSRRILQAAAVAAAAALAASACSSNGTDKNAGDQGSGDRGPITLATGKDTSGNLQNLLDEWNSAHPREKATITELPTSADAQRQQMVQNAQVKSDAYSVLGLDVTWTAEFAANRWIDQLPAEDFPLDGLLPSAVDTAKYRGKVYAAPYQSNGGMLFYRTDLLKKVKAEAPTTWAELAAVCKKVLKLPEASKMSCYAGQFDKYEGLTVNFSEAVQSAGGELFDDNGKPTVDTPEAKAGLKWLVDSFKDGTIPKEALTYQEENGREAFQAGKLIFLRQWPYVWNLANETDGSSKVAGKFDVAPLPGMNGPGSSTLGGLNLAVSTFAPHKASARDFIKFLTGEEAQRSNLLKAAVAPTRANLYSQADLQKKFPYLATLGKSIESARPRPKAVRYGDVTAAIQNAIYPVVSGKASPDTALTDLQQQLEKITAE from the coding sequence ATGACCAGTCGAAGAATTCTGCAGGCGGCCGCTGTTGCCGCGGCCGCCGCACTCGCCGCCAGTGCGTGCAGCAGCAACGGGACGGACAAGAACGCGGGAGACCAGGGCTCCGGTGATCGCGGTCCCATAACCCTGGCCACCGGCAAGGACACCTCCGGCAATCTGCAGAACCTGCTCGACGAGTGGAACTCCGCGCACCCCAGGGAAAAGGCCACCATCACCGAACTGCCCACCTCCGCGGACGCGCAGCGTCAGCAGATGGTGCAGAACGCCCAGGTGAAGTCGGACGCGTACTCGGTGCTCGGCCTCGACGTGACCTGGACCGCCGAATTCGCCGCCAACCGCTGGATCGACCAACTGCCGGCCGAGGACTTCCCACTGGACGGGCTGCTGCCGTCAGCCGTCGACACCGCGAAATACCGGGGCAAGGTGTACGCGGCCCCGTACCAGTCCAACGGCGGGATGCTCTTCTACCGCACCGACCTGCTGAAGAAGGTCAAGGCCGAGGCGCCGACCACCTGGGCCGAGTTGGCGGCCGTCTGCAAGAAGGTCCTGAAGCTGCCCGAGGCCTCCAAGATGAGCTGCTACGCGGGCCAGTTCGACAAGTACGAGGGCCTGACCGTCAACTTCTCCGAAGCCGTCCAGTCCGCCGGCGGGGAACTGTTCGACGACAACGGCAAGCCGACCGTCGACACACCCGAGGCGAAGGCCGGCCTGAAGTGGCTCGTGGACAGCTTCAAGGACGGCACCATCCCGAAGGAGGCGCTGACCTACCAGGAGGAGAACGGCCGCGAGGCCTTCCAGGCGGGCAAGCTCATCTTCCTGCGCCAGTGGCCGTATGTGTGGAACCTCGCCAACGAGACCGACGGCTCCTCGAAGGTGGCGGGCAAGTTCGACGTCGCTCCGCTGCCGGGAATGAACGGCCCCGGCTCCTCCACCCTGGGAGGCCTGAACCTGGCCGTGTCCACATTCGCCCCGCACAAGGCGTCCGCGCGGGACTTCATCAAGTTCCTGACCGGTGAGGAAGCCCAGCGCTCCAACCTGCTGAAGGCAGCGGTCGCGCCGACCCGGGCGAACCTGTACAGCCAGGCCGACCTTCAGAAGAAGTTCCCCTACCTCGCGACGCTCGGCAAGTCGATCGAGAGTGCCCGGCCCCGGCCGAAGGCCGTGCGCTACGGCGATGTCACCGCGGCCATCCAGAACGCCATTTATCCGGTGGTCTCCGGAAAGGCGAGCCCCGACACCGCGCTCACCGACCTGCAGCAGCAGTTGGAGAAGATCACCGCAGAGTGA
- a CDS encoding sugar ABC transporter permease — protein MTTTIRTATARPVPRLRKSRGDGRLAAALLSPTLLVLGLVIAYPLVAAIRASLFQEGQGLDADGFVVEGERFAGLRNYTDAFSGTNASVFWNAFWNTTFFTVTTVSIEVLIGIAMAMVMNHALRGRAVVRAAILVPWAIPTAVSALLWRWVFDVNGVANALLGRQILWTADGWQAKLAVIVADTWKTAPFIGLLVLAGLQLIPRELYEAARVDGAGPWRQFRSITLPLVKPTLLIAVLFRILDALRMFDLPFVLIGGRKHEVETLAMLAYYEASNVRYGPAAAYATLLFAYVVIVAFAFVKLLGTDLIGEARARRRTARTTRMPAPARKATTA, from the coding sequence GTGACCACCACCATCCGGACAGCCACCGCGCGTCCTGTCCCAAGGCTCCGCAAGAGCCGGGGTGACGGCCGCCTCGCGGCCGCCCTGCTCTCGCCCACCCTCCTCGTCCTCGGCCTGGTCATCGCCTATCCCCTGGTGGCCGCCATAAGGGCCTCCCTCTTCCAAGAGGGCCAGGGCCTCGACGCCGACGGCTTCGTGGTGGAGGGGGAGCGATTCGCGGGCCTGCGCAACTACACGGACGCGTTCTCAGGGACCAACGCCTCGGTGTTCTGGAATGCCTTCTGGAACACCACGTTCTTCACCGTCACCACCGTGTCGATCGAGGTGCTCATCGGCATCGCGATGGCCATGGTCATGAACCACGCCCTGCGCGGGCGCGCCGTCGTACGCGCGGCCATTCTGGTGCCATGGGCCATCCCTACGGCCGTCTCCGCGCTGCTGTGGCGGTGGGTCTTCGACGTCAACGGCGTGGCCAACGCCCTGCTCGGCCGGCAGATCCTGTGGACCGCAGACGGGTGGCAGGCGAAGCTGGCGGTGATCGTCGCCGACACGTGGAAGACCGCGCCGTTTATCGGCCTCCTGGTTCTCGCGGGCCTGCAGTTGATACCCCGTGAGCTCTACGAGGCGGCCCGGGTCGACGGCGCCGGTCCCTGGCGCCAGTTCCGCAGCATCACACTGCCCCTGGTCAAACCCACCCTGCTGATCGCCGTCCTGTTCCGCATCCTGGACGCGCTGCGCATGTTCGACCTGCCCTTCGTCCTGATCGGCGGCCGGAAGCACGAGGTGGAGACGCTGGCGATGCTCGCGTACTACGAGGCCAGCAATGTGCGCTACGGCCCCGCGGCCGCCTACGCGACCCTCCTGTTCGCCTACGTCGTCATCGTGGCGTTCGCGTTCGTGAAGCTGCTCGGCACGGACCTCATCGGAGAGGCCAGAGCCCGCCGGCGCACCGCCCGCACGACCCGGATGCCCGCCCCGGCACGAAAGGCCACCACCGCATGA
- a CDS encoding carbohydrate ABC transporter permease — MTAADHPVPAPARRLRPTALLRPLGIAAIVFYCLAPFYWMVVSSFRRPTDQFQLSLLPHPWSGANFAAVFRPDVGFQRSLLNSLVVAGVTTALTLLVGTVAAYALARLEFRFKGAVAAVIIATSMFPGISLIIPLLKLFSDIGWINTYQAMVVPSMSFALPLAVWTLTAFFRQLPAELEQAAMVDGCTRGQAFRKVIIPIAAPGIFTTAIITFIAAWNEFIIALSMVNQKSMQTATVAISRFTGAYRFDQPYGTQMAAGVLVTVPLVIAVLVFQRRIIAGLTAGGVK; from the coding sequence ATGACCGCCGCCGACCACCCCGTACCGGCCCCGGCCCGGCGGCTGCGCCCGACGGCCCTGCTGCGGCCCCTGGGCATCGCCGCCATCGTCTTCTACTGTCTCGCGCCGTTCTACTGGATGGTCGTGTCGAGCTTCCGGCGCCCGACCGACCAGTTCCAGCTCTCGCTGCTGCCCCATCCGTGGTCCGGCGCCAACTTCGCCGCGGTCTTCAGGCCGGACGTCGGCTTCCAGCGCTCGCTGCTCAACAGCCTCGTCGTGGCCGGCGTGACCACCGCGCTCACGCTGCTGGTCGGCACCGTCGCGGCCTACGCGCTGGCCCGCCTGGAATTCCGCTTCAAGGGCGCTGTCGCGGCGGTCATCATCGCCACGTCCATGTTCCCCGGGATCTCGCTCATCATCCCGTTGCTGAAGCTCTTCTCGGACATCGGATGGATCAACACCTACCAGGCCATGGTCGTCCCCAGCATGTCCTTCGCCCTTCCGCTGGCCGTGTGGACGCTCACCGCGTTCTTCCGCCAACTGCCGGCGGAACTGGAGCAAGCCGCCATGGTGGACGGCTGTACTCGGGGGCAGGCATTCCGGAAGGTCATCATTCCCATCGCCGCTCCGGGCATCTTCACCACGGCGATCATCACCTTCATCGCTGCCTGGAACGAATTCATCATCGCTCTGTCCATGGTCAACCAGAAGTCGATGCAAACGGCGACCGTCGCCATCTCGCGCTTCACCGGCGCCTATCGCTTCGACCAGCCGTACGGCACGCAGATGGCGGCCGGTGTCCTGGTCACAGTGCCACTCGTCATCGCCGTACTCGTCTTCCAGCGGCGCATCATCGCCGGACTCACCGCCGGCGGCGTGAAGTAG
- a CDS encoding DUF2236 domain-containing protein — protein sequence MGVELDPRRQKGDGLVKRFERLEQIRRLDPYRDASEIYRLASAYEFPWDFTRSLELALYRTYAVPSIGRLLAETAELTDRTQKRYDDTSLLLDAVIEHGFDSGQGRTAIRRINQMHRSYDISNDDMRYVLCTFVVMPKRWIDAYGWRRLSRHETVASAVHYCTLGRHMGIKGIPETYEEFEHCLDTYEAAHFAWDKDARRVSEATLALMTSWYPRQLRPLLRTTTLTLLDEPLLRAFRYTPPSAATRAFVRRAVRLRGRAVRLMPPRRAPHYARQNWEIKGYPNGYRLDELGTRPIPGMRGCPIRHGERSAAD from the coding sequence ATGGGCGTAGAGTTGGATCCCCGGCGGCAGAAGGGGGACGGTCTGGTGAAGCGCTTCGAACGTCTGGAACAGATCCGGCGGCTGGACCCATACAGGGACGCTTCGGAGATCTATCGGCTCGCGTCGGCATACGAGTTTCCGTGGGACTTCACCCGGTCCCTTGAGCTCGCCCTGTACCGAACGTACGCCGTGCCCAGCATCGGCCGGCTGCTCGCCGAGACGGCCGAGCTCACCGACCGGACACAGAAGCGGTACGACGACACGTCCCTGCTCCTCGACGCCGTCATCGAACACGGCTTCGACAGCGGACAGGGCCGCACAGCGATCCGCCGCATCAACCAGATGCACCGCAGCTACGACATCAGCAACGACGACATGCGGTACGTGCTCTGCACGTTCGTCGTGATGCCCAAACGGTGGATCGACGCCTACGGCTGGCGCAGGCTGTCGCGCCACGAAACCGTGGCCAGCGCCGTCCACTACTGCACGCTGGGTCGGCACATGGGCATCAAGGGCATCCCCGAGACCTACGAGGAGTTCGAGCACTGCCTCGACACCTACGAGGCGGCCCACTTCGCCTGGGACAAGGACGCGCGGCGGGTCTCCGAGGCCACGCTCGCCCTGATGACCTCCTGGTATCCGCGCCAGCTGCGCCCCCTACTGCGCACCACGACGCTCACCCTGCTCGACGAACCGCTGCTACGGGCCTTCCGCTACACCCCGCCGAGCGCCGCCACGCGCGCGTTCGTCCGCCGCGCGGTACGGCTGCGCGGACGCGCCGTCCGTCTGATGCCGCCACGGCGCGCCCCGCACTACGCGCGGCAGAACTGGGAGATCAAGGGCTACCCGAACGGCTACCGGCTGGACGAACTGGGCACCCGCCCGATCCCCGGCATGCGTGGCTGTCCCATCCGGCACGGGGAGCGGTCGGCCGCCGACTGA
- a CDS encoding IS5 family transposase: MGRDQRGDLSVAEWERLRPFLPVSNGRCGRWRNHRQVIGGILHRVPTGVQWRDLPERLGPWKTVYERHRLWSADGTWERLLQQVQAAADSAGDIDWDVSVDSTSARAPARGRRSQRSAARPGHVKGGRRGGTPGRTSVAEPGRPAGGGGGSGEGLGRSRGGFTSKIHLSADGRCRPLSLLITPGQRGDSPQFKPVLEKICVPRVGSGRPRSKPDSVAADKAYSNHPCREYLRRRGIRHTIPEKTDSRAACLRKGSRGGRPPGFDEERYKKRNTVERAINKLKNHRAVATRYDKRGYVFFGTVTVAALVIWLKS, translated from the coding sequence GTGGGGCGGGATCAGCGTGGTGACTTGTCGGTTGCCGAGTGGGAACGGCTGCGGCCGTTCCTGCCAGTGAGCAACGGCCGTTGTGGGCGCTGGCGGAACCACCGTCAGGTCATCGGCGGGATCTTGCACCGGGTGCCGACCGGGGTGCAGTGGCGTGACCTGCCCGAGCGGTTAGGGCCGTGGAAGACGGTCTACGAGCGCCACCGGCTGTGGTCGGCGGACGGCACCTGGGAACGTCTGCTGCAGCAAGTCCAGGCCGCGGCCGACTCCGCGGGTGACATCGACTGGGACGTCTCGGTCGATTCGACGAGTGCGCGCGCACCAGCACGCGGCCGGCGCTCGCAACGATCCGCCGCCCGCCCCGGCCACGTCAAAGGGGGACGACGCGGCGGAACACCAGGCCGAACCTCCGTGGCAGAGCCTGGCCGACCGGCTGGCGGAGGTGGTGGAAGCGGTGAGGGACTGGGCCGCTCGCGGGGCGGCTTCACCAGCAAGATCCACCTGAGCGCAGACGGACGCTGCCGCCCGCTGTCCCTGCTGATCACCCCAGGCCAACGCGGCGACAGCCCACAGTTCAAGCCGGTACTGGAGAAGATCTGTGTTCCTCGAGTCGGGTCGGGCAGGCCCCGCAGCAAGCCGGACAGCGTCGCCGCGGACAAGGCCTACAGCAACCACCCCTGTCGTGAGTACCTGCGGCGCCGAGGTATTCGGCACACGATCCCGGAGAAGACCGACAGCCGGGCCGCCTGCCTGCGTAAGGGATCACGCGGCGGACGGCCGCCGGGCTTCGACGAGGAGCGGTACAAGAAGCGGAACACCGTCGAGCGGGCCATCAACAAGCTCAAGAACCACCGAGCGGTGGCTACTCGCTACGACAAGCGCGGCTACGTCTTCTTTGGCACCGTCACTGTGGCCGCGCTCGTCATCTGGCTAAAGTCCTGA